In Nocardia higoensis, one genomic interval encodes:
- a CDS encoding alpha-(1->3)-arabinofuranosyltransferase domain-containing protein, with translation MTSASPADSLGTPGADRGEAPASPESAPLGRRWFAGTVVAAFLLSFLQAPGHTVADTKYDLAQNPLGFLDRASHLWSSQAPMGQVQNQAYGYFFPHGSFFSLGDLLGLPAWVTQRIWWALLLLAGFWGIIRLCETLGIGSRGSRVVAAVAFTLSPRVLTTLGSISSETLPMVLAPWVLIAPAALGNAYRERRRGGAASPAGSALALALMGAVNAVATVAAFLPALLWWASYRPNRRWWRFTLAWVPLLLLATLWWAVPLLLLGKVSPPFLDYIESSGVTTQWASLAEVLRGTDSWTPFVSPERIAGAVLVTQPAAVLATGLIAAAGMAGLAMRSMPHRGRLSLILIVGLVGICAGFVGELSGPFAESVRLFLDSTGAPLRNVHKLEPLIRIPLVLGLAQLIARVPLPVSVPWRQSLAAFARPERDRLVAVTALVLTALALSTSLAWTAKLAPRGAYEAVPGYWHDTADWLAENAADTRALIVPGAPFGSQVWGLTRDEPLQALASTPWAVRDSVPLNPPGTIRAMDSVQRLIADGRPSAGLAATLADQGIGVLVLRNDLDPETSRSTRPMLAHQAIEGSPGLTKVAGFGGPIESSVLAEDLVVDGDLRPPYPAIEIYRVEAPRAPGIEDTTVRSGAGAPESFPGAYTVPLASVPVVQGGPEALERRNRGEGVAGPSLLAADAERAGLPVGPVTVTDTPMDREADFGRVDNHNSALRAPGDERRTHNLVPDYPVDGADLVQGAWSGATLTASSSAADATQLGGAAPGSSTAAAVDGDPSTAWISNGTEIAVGQWLRLDLDEPVSNGLLRLTTSGAAIGDPVKWVEARTENGSVSTRIPGPGKPVALSLPPGRTEWLIITALRTERGSAGGQFGISELALDDYTDRDNPRTVDIRHHTVLPPVPGDGQVLGWDLGQEFPGRSACFDGPDRVRCSKSMALAPEEPGAFARTLAVPEPMTLVPELTVRTRQGPALEALLTDPDRPIARGRADVGDLRGSAFAATDGDLHTAWIAPEDSVRTVAAGKPTLTVELPEPALVTGLDLTTSLGSLPAEPTAVTVNLGDGPQVRTLDTDREPGTPARVELHPTVTDRFEISIHSWKTVLDRTELGFAQTQPPGLAEIEVLGPRYPAPAAPERLLTVACADGPTVALAGRTVRTTLTATARELLSGAPVTATVCAGQAGAETEPGAGGYGAGEGDTGADGSGGDASGAGVPDGTDAEAGESGDDGTGAGANDAQGPGSGDPGVSDSGASSPEDEASQEFTVLPGQPEVVVSPTEMFSVDRLQLARTDVDPGLVELARVEIASDDKLLVLPLSTNIGWQAHTADGDELKPVVVDGWQQAWLLPADAAGPITVSFPVDRWYRLGVFGGLLLLIPLSALAIPRRSRAGEQVGPAPRPWSNRVLGAIGLLAAATVIAGAVGAAFTAAGLLATRLAPARTSAVLAGVAGIFTAVSAAALSTGPWRSAEGYLGGSLWVQLPALIAVVAVGLAALPPRRG, from the coding sequence CTGACCTCCGCTTCACCCGCCGACTCGCTCGGCACCCCAGGCGCGGACCGGGGCGAGGCACCCGCCTCTCCCGAGTCCGCGCCGCTCGGTAGACGCTGGTTCGCCGGGACCGTGGTCGCGGCGTTCCTGCTGTCCTTCCTGCAGGCGCCCGGCCACACGGTCGCCGACACGAAATACGACCTGGCGCAGAATCCGCTGGGTTTCCTCGACCGCGCCTCGCATCTGTGGAGCAGCCAGGCCCCCATGGGCCAGGTCCAGAACCAGGCGTACGGGTATTTCTTCCCGCACGGGTCCTTCTTCTCCCTCGGCGACCTGCTCGGCCTGCCCGCGTGGGTGACACAGCGGATCTGGTGGGCGCTGCTGCTGCTCGCCGGGTTCTGGGGCATCATCCGGCTCTGCGAGACCCTCGGTATCGGAAGCCGGGGGTCGCGGGTCGTGGCGGCGGTCGCGTTCACGCTCTCCCCCCGGGTCCTCACCACCCTCGGCTCGATCTCGTCGGAGACGCTGCCGATGGTGCTCGCGCCGTGGGTGCTGATCGCCCCCGCGGCGCTCGGCAACGCGTATCGCGAGCGCCGCCGAGGCGGTGCGGCGTCGCCCGCGGGCAGTGCGCTGGCGCTCGCGCTGATGGGGGCGGTGAACGCGGTCGCCACGGTCGCGGCGTTCCTGCCCGCCCTGCTGTGGTGGGCCTCCTATCGGCCGAACCGGCGCTGGTGGCGGTTCACGCTGGCCTGGGTGCCGCTGTTGCTGCTGGCCACGCTGTGGTGGGCGGTGCCGCTGCTGCTGCTGGGCAAGGTGAGCCCGCCGTTCCTGGACTACATCGAATCCTCCGGCGTCACCACGCAGTGGGCCTCGCTGGCCGAGGTGCTGCGCGGCACCGACAGCTGGACCCCCTTCGTCTCCCCCGAGCGCATCGCGGGCGCGGTGCTGGTCACCCAGCCCGCCGCGGTGCTGGCGACCGGTCTGATCGCCGCGGCGGGCATGGCCGGGCTGGCGATGCGTTCGATGCCGCATCGTGGACGGCTGAGCCTGATCCTGATCGTCGGGCTGGTCGGTATCTGTGCCGGTTTCGTCGGCGAGTTGAGCGGACCGTTCGCCGAGTCGGTGCGGCTGTTCCTCGACTCGACCGGCGCGCCACTGCGCAATGTGCACAAGCTCGAGCCGCTGATCCGCATCCCGCTGGTGCTCGGGCTGGCGCAGCTGATCGCACGGGTCCCGCTGCCGGTCTCGGTGCCGTGGCGGCAGTCGCTGGCGGCGTTCGCCCGGCCCGAACGCGATCGTCTGGTGGCGGTGACCGCGCTCGTCCTGACCGCTCTGGCGCTGTCGACCTCGCTGGCCTGGACCGCGAAGCTCGCCCCGCGCGGCGCCTACGAGGCCGTGCCCGGATACTGGCACGACACCGCCGACTGGCTGGCCGAGAACGCCGCCGACACGCGCGCGCTCATCGTCCCGGGCGCCCCGTTCGGCTCTCAGGTGTGGGGCCTGACCCGCGACGAACCGTTGCAGGCGCTGGCGAGCACGCCGTGGGCGGTGCGCGACTCGGTGCCGTTGAACCCGCCGGGCACCATCCGCGCGATGGACTCGGTGCAGCGGCTCATCGCCGACGGCCGCCCCTCGGCCGGGCTCGCCGCGACCCTGGCCGACCAGGGCATCGGCGTGCTGGTGCTGCGCAACGACCTCGACCCGGAGACCTCGCGCTCGACCAGGCCGATGCTGGCGCACCAAGCGATCGAGGGCTCGCCCGGATTGACCAAGGTCGCCGGATTCGGCGGACCGATCGAGAGTTCGGTGCTCGCCGAGGATCTGGTGGTCGACGGCGACCTGCGGCCCCCCTATCCCGCGATCGAGATCTATCGCGTCGAAGCACCGCGCGCGCCCGGCATCGAGGACACCACGGTGCGCTCGGGCGCCGGCGCGCCCGAATCCTTCCCCGGCGCCTACACCGTGCCGCTGGCATCGGTGCCCGTCGTGCAGGGCGGACCCGAGGCGCTCGAGCGCCGCAATCGCGGCGAGGGCGTCGCCGGGCCGAGTCTGCTGGCCGCCGACGCCGAACGCGCCGGACTGCCCGTCGGCCCGGTCACCGTGACCGACACCCCGATGGACCGGGAAGCCGATTTCGGCCGGGTCGACAATCACAACTCCGCGCTGCGCGCGCCCGGCGACGAGCGCCGCACCCACAACCTCGTACCCGACTACCCGGTGGACGGCGCGGACCTGGTGCAGGGCGCCTGGTCCGGCGCCACCCTCACCGCCTCCAGTTCAGCCGCCGACGCCACCCAGCTCGGCGGGGCCGCCCCCGGCAGTTCCACCGCGGCGGCCGTGGACGGCGATCCCTCGACGGCATGGATCAGCAACGGCACCGAGATCGCCGTCGGTCAATGGCTGCGACTGGACCTCGACGAACCGGTGTCCAACGGCCTGCTGCGGCTGACCACCAGCGGCGCGGCCATCGGCGACCCGGTGAAATGGGTGGAGGCGCGCACCGAGAACGGCAGCGTGTCCACCCGGATCCCCGGCCCGGGCAAGCCGGTGGCGCTGTCGCTGCCGCCCGGCCGCACCGAATGGCTGATCATCACCGCCCTGCGCACCGAACGCGGTTCCGCGGGCGGGCAATTCGGCATCAGCGAGCTCGCCCTCGACGACTACACCGACCGCGACAACCCGCGCACCGTGGACATCCGCCACCACACCGTGCTGCCCCCCGTCCCCGGCGACGGGCAGGTGCTCGGCTGGGATCTCGGGCAGGAATTCCCCGGCCGCAGCGCCTGTTTCGACGGCCCCGACCGGGTGCGGTGCAGCAAGAGCATGGCCCTGGCCCCCGAGGAACCCGGCGCCTTCGCCCGCACCCTGGCCGTGCCCGAACCGATGACGCTGGTTCCCGAATTGACCGTGCGCACCAGGCAGGGCCCCGCATTGGAGGCGCTGCTCACCGACCCGGACAGACCGATCGCCCGCGGCCGCGCCGATGTCGGCGACCTGCGCGGCTCCGCCTTCGCCGCCACCGACGGCGACCTGCACACGGCCTGGATCGCCCCCGAGGATTCGGTGCGCACCGTCGCGGCCGGGAAGCCGACTCTCACCGTCGAGCTGCCCGAGCCCGCCCTGGTCACCGGCCTCGACCTCACCACCTCGCTCGGCAGCCTGCCCGCCGAGCCGACCGCGGTGACGGTGAACCTCGGCGACGGACCGCAGGTGCGCACGCTGGACACCGACCGCGAGCCAGGCACACCCGCCCGGGTGGAGCTGCACCCCACGGTCACCGACCGCTTCGAGATCAGCATCCACAGCTGGAAGACGGTGCTGGACCGGACCGAGCTCGGTTTCGCGCAGACCCAGCCGCCCGGCCTCGCCGAGATCGAAGTGCTCGGCCCGCGGTACCCGGCGCCCGCGGCGCCGGAGCGACTGCTCACCGTCGCGTGCGCGGACGGACCGACCGTGGCCCTGGCCGGTCGCACGGTGCGGACCACCCTCACCGCGACGGCTCGCGAATTGCTCTCCGGCGCACCGGTGACCGCGACGGTGTGCGCGGGACAGGCCGGTGCGGAGACCGAGCCCGGCGCGGGCGGATACGGTGCGGGCGAGGGCGACACCGGCGCCGATGGATCCGGTGGCGACGCATCCGGCGCGGGGGTGCCCGACGGCACCGATGCCGAGGCGGGCGAGTCCGGTGACGACGGAACCGGCGCGGGCGCGAACGATGCACAGGGACCGGGTTCCGGCGACCCCGGAGTGTCGGATTCCGGTGCGTCCTCGCCCGAAGACGAAGCCTCGCAGGAGTTCACGGTGTTGCCGGGGCAGCCCGAGGTCGTCGTCTCCCCCACCGAGATGTTCAGCGTCGACCGGCTACAGCTCGCCCGCACCGATGTCGATCCGGGCCTTGTCGAGCTGGCGCGGGTCGAAATCGCCTCCGACGACAAGCTTCTCGTTCTCCCGCTCAGCACCAATATCGGCTGGCAGGCGCACACGGCGGACGGCGACGAGTTGAAGCCGGTGGTCGTCGACGGCTGGCAGCAGGCCTGGCTGCTTCCCGCCGACGCGGCCGGTCCGATCACGGTCTCCTTCCCCGTCGACCGCTGGTACCGCCTCGGCGTCTTCGGCGGCCTTCTTCTCCTTATTCCTTTGTCGGCGTTGGCGATTCCACGTCGAAGCCGCGCCGGGGAGCAGGTGGGTCCCGCCCCGCGACCGTGGTCGAACCGCGTTCTCGGCGCGATCGGCCTGCTCGCCGCGGCCACCGTCATCGCGGGCGCGGTCGGCGCCGCATTCACCGCCGCCGGTCTACTGGCGACGCGCCTGGCCCCGGCGCGCACCTCGGCGGTACTCGCCGGCGTCGCCGGAATCTTCACGGCCGTCTCGGCCGCCGCTCTCTCCACCGGTCCGTGGCGCTCCGCGGAGGGCTACCTGGGCGGTTCGCTGTGGGTACAGCTGCCCGCGCTGATCGCGGTCGTCGCCGTCGGTCTCGCGGCGCTACCGCCGCGGCGCGGGTGA
- a CDS encoding acyltransferase family protein, producing the protein MNTAPATAAAPRRFLPALEGMRGLAALGVVLTHVAFQTGAATTPVLGRIWGRFDMAVAVFFVLSGFLLWRPHAAAARGNGTAPSVGYYLRHRAARILPAYWAVVCVVLILLPNAAHTAGVRVWLSNLALLQVYVPLTLTDGLTQMWSLAVEVAFYVVLPLLAFAVVRLRGSAARWRAPVVAGLGVVCLGWNFLPVPTPDAINADNWLPGYLPWFAGGMLLAELVEEPEPARSSGLRARWRRISGNRALMWTVAVVAFLLAATDLAGPAGLTRAEPWQYVVKMALGAMIGYGLIAPLVLGSARHRWLESPLAATIGRWSYGIFLWHLAVLSIVFPVFGILPFSGDFVWVLILTVALTLPVAAASYALIEEPARLLARRMDRRHRPSDRAAAPRAEAAPGDDSTGQRPADISSPAPRR; encoded by the coding sequence ATGAACACCGCCCCCGCGACCGCTGCCGCGCCCCGACGCTTTCTTCCCGCGCTGGAAGGCATGCGCGGTCTGGCCGCGCTCGGCGTGGTTCTCACCCATGTCGCCTTCCAGACCGGAGCGGCCACGACGCCGGTGCTCGGGCGCATCTGGGGCCGGTTCGACATGGCCGTCGCGGTGTTCTTCGTGCTCTCCGGCTTCCTGCTGTGGCGCCCCCACGCCGCGGCCGCACGCGGCAACGGCACGGCGCCGTCGGTCGGCTACTACCTGCGGCACCGGGCCGCGCGCATCCTGCCCGCCTACTGGGCCGTGGTCTGCGTGGTGCTGATCCTGTTGCCCAATGCCGCGCACACCGCGGGGGTCCGGGTGTGGCTGTCGAATCTGGCGCTGCTGCAGGTGTATGTCCCCTTGACACTGACCGACGGGCTGACCCAGATGTGGAGTCTGGCGGTCGAGGTCGCCTTCTACGTGGTGCTGCCGCTGCTCGCGTTCGCGGTCGTCCGGCTGCGCGGATCGGCCGCGCGGTGGCGGGCGCCGGTGGTGGCCGGGCTGGGCGTGGTGTGCCTGGGCTGGAATTTCCTGCCGGTGCCCACCCCCGACGCCATCAACGCCGACAACTGGCTGCCGGGCTACCTGCCGTGGTTCGCCGGTGGCATGTTGCTGGCCGAACTGGTCGAGGAGCCCGAGCCCGCCCGATCGAGCGGTCTGCGCGCGCGCTGGCGGCGGATCAGCGGCAATCGCGCCCTGATGTGGACCGTGGCGGTGGTCGCCTTCCTGCTCGCGGCCACCGATCTGGCCGGACCCGCCGGCCTGACCCGCGCCGAACCGTGGCAGTACGTCGTGAAGATGGCCCTCGGCGCGATGATCGGCTACGGCCTGATCGCTCCTCTGGTACTCGGCTCGGCCCGGCACCGCTGGCTGGAATCGCCCCTGGCGGCAACGATCGGACGCTGGTCGTACGGCATCTTCCTGTGGCACCTCGCGGTGCTGTCGATCGTGTTCCCCGTCTTCGGCATCCTGCCCTTCTCCGGCGATTTCGTCTGGGTGCTGATCCTCACCGTGGCCCTGACCCTGCCGGTCGCGGCCGCGAGTTACGCGCTGATCGAAGAGCCGGCGCGTCTGCTCGCCCGGCGGATGGACCGGCGCCACCGGCCGTCCGACCGTGCCGCCGCGCCCCGCGCCGAGGCAGCGCCCGGCGACGACTCGACCGGGCAGCGCCCGGCGGACATCAGCTCACCCGCGCCGCGGCGGTAG
- a CDS encoding DUF3068 domain-containing protein, with protein sequence MALSAGTRRTVACLLVGLGALLIVMALLIPTYTVGKLAKTPLDLEITTIATSREDEPSRVLDSKSLTAPQGSAKIDENVPLLSQRFVTVEEPSDADQMTVQAGQTLRRTDRQGDTGLLTASVDRVTIDRKSGEPVATEPNGSISVSTNEKGEPITEPVQHVGLQYRFPIGTEKKDYPYFDLNARATYPAVFKEETEINGTTVYHFQNTVPATSMYDVVKAPTNRLTLPAAKWGLEGGDTPVTLTRYYKNVRDLYVEPQTGTVISGGESLHIFYGRSAEQEDVTALQSHLVFNEETIESQLAIAKDSIDTLNTFGRIVPIVLGVLGVIALIAGILLGIRGGSAPASASAGGFGPRGGSGFSSRTAPAAPAAPPAQGTVRRGADDAPTEQINVDKKNL encoded by the coding sequence ATGGCACTGAGTGCCGGTACCAGAAGGACGGTGGCCTGCCTGCTCGTAGGTCTCGGCGCGTTGCTGATCGTCATGGCGCTGCTGATCCCGACCTACACCGTCGGAAAGCTGGCCAAGACTCCCCTCGATCTGGAGATCACGACCATCGCGACCAGTCGGGAAGACGAGCCCAGCCGCGTGCTGGACTCGAAGTCGCTGACCGCTCCGCAGGGCTCGGCCAAGATCGACGAGAACGTGCCGCTGCTGTCGCAGCGCTTCGTGACCGTCGAGGAGCCGTCCGACGCCGACCAGATGACCGTCCAGGCGGGCCAGACGCTGCGTCGCACCGACCGTCAGGGCGACACCGGCCTGCTGACCGCGAGCGTCGACCGGGTCACCATCGACCGGAAGAGCGGCGAGCCGGTCGCCACCGAGCCCAACGGCTCGATCTCGGTGTCGACCAACGAAAAGGGTGAGCCCATCACCGAGCCGGTGCAGCACGTGGGTCTGCAGTACCGCTTCCCGATCGGCACGGAGAAGAAGGACTACCCGTACTTCGATCTCAACGCTCGCGCGACCTACCCCGCGGTCTTCAAGGAAGAGACCGAGATCAACGGAACCACGGTCTACCACTTCCAGAACACCGTCCCGGCCACCAGCATGTACGACGTGGTGAAGGCGCCGACCAACCGGCTGACCCTGCCCGCCGCCAAGTGGGGCCTCGAGGGTGGCGACACCCCGGTCACGCTGACCCGCTACTACAAGAACGTCCGCGACCTGTACGTCGAGCCGCAGACCGGCACCGTCATCAGCGGTGGCGAGTCGCTGCACATCTTCTACGGCCGTAGTGCCGAGCAGGAAGATGTGACCGCGCTCCAGTCGCACCTGGTGTTCAACGAGGAGACCATCGAGTCGCAGCTGGCGATCGCCAAGGACAGCATCGACACCCTCAACACCTTCGGCCGCATCGTGCCGATCGTGCTCGGCGTGCTGGGCGTGATCGCCCTGATCGCGGGCATCCTGCTCGGCATCCGCGGCGGGTCGGCTCCGGCCTCGGCTTCCGCGGGTGGCTTCGGCCCGCGCGGCGGGTCGGGCTTCTCGTCCCGTACGGCTCCCGCGGCTCCGGCCGCGCCGCCCGCTCAGGGCACGGTGCGCCGTGGTGCGGACGACGCGCCCACCGAGCAGATCAACGTCGACAAGAAGAACCTCTGA
- a CDS encoding polysaccharide biosynthesis protein, which yields MSVTRRPPLVADMTLVTAGAMTANVAGYLLQLLAGRWLGVNGYSEFASLLAVQLLCAVPALALQNVVAREFVRGAPVAALRVLQWRCAAIVAVVALALIPVVTVALDVGVLACAGALAAAPAQVLLTGEQGILQGERHFRLLAVVLGAAGIARVVPALALLALAAGAGPALWGTAFGLATAAALARALAGTPPPAVVPSSAVAQPLDPAPVPADPVSPAESGQASRARTAEPSASPGAAPGVSAPSASASGRPPAVGVFPVLRAAQVQAALMAMSSADLIVVRMVLDEAEAGRYALGAIAAKIAFWLPAAVGVVLYPRMAQPAHSARAIRDALAVLSVLGVVAVLGAALAAPLAPLFAGQDYAPVQGLLWLFALHGAILAVLQGAVLSAIAVDRTTPAALTWIGLAVEVTLMVLFARTTPALIGTAVAVAATTTLLVVVIALRADAGKPAERPLSAR from the coding sequence ATGTCCGTCACCCGCCGTCCCCCGCTCGTGGCGGACATGACTCTGGTGACGGCGGGCGCGATGACCGCCAATGTGGCGGGGTACCTGCTGCAACTGCTGGCCGGGCGCTGGCTCGGCGTCAACGGGTACAGCGAGTTCGCCAGTCTGCTCGCGGTGCAGTTGCTGTGCGCGGTGCCCGCGCTGGCGTTGCAGAACGTGGTGGCGCGCGAATTCGTGCGCGGCGCCCCGGTGGCGGCATTGCGCGTGTTGCAGTGGCGGTGCGCGGCCATCGTCGCGGTGGTCGCACTGGCGCTGATCCCGGTGGTGACGGTGGCCCTCGATGTCGGCGTCCTGGCCTGCGCGGGCGCGCTGGCCGCCGCCCCCGCCCAGGTGCTGCTCACCGGTGAGCAGGGAATTCTGCAGGGCGAGCGGCATTTCCGGTTGCTGGCCGTGGTGCTCGGCGCGGCGGGCATCGCGCGGGTCGTGCCCGCTCTGGCGCTGCTGGCGCTGGCCGCCGGCGCCGGTCCCGCATTGTGGGGGACGGCGTTCGGCTTGGCCACTGCCGCCGCGCTGGCCCGCGCGCTCGCGGGCACGCCGCCGCCTGCTGTGGTGCCCTCATCGGCTGTCGCGCAGCCCCTCGATCCGGCGCCTGTGCCCGCCGATCCGGTCTCCCCGGCCGAATCCGGGCAGGCATCGCGAGCGCGGACCGCGGAACCGAGCGCATCGCCCGGCGCGGCGCCGGGCGTCTCGGCGCCCTCCGCATCGGCATCGGGGCGGCCGCCCGCGGTGGGCGTGTTTCCGGTCCTGCGGGCCGCACAGGTGCAGGCGGCACTGATGGCGATGTCTTCGGCCGATCTGATCGTCGTGCGGATGGTGCTCGACGAGGCTGAGGCGGGACGCTACGCGCTCGGCGCGATCGCCGCGAAGATCGCCTTCTGGTTGCCCGCCGCCGTGGGCGTGGTGCTGTATCCGCGGATGGCGCAGCCTGCGCATTCGGCACGCGCGATTCGCGACGCGCTCGCGGTGCTCTCGGTTCTCGGCGTCGTCGCCGTCCTCGGTGCCGCGCTGGCCGCGCCGCTCGCGCCCCTGTTCGCCGGGCAGGACTACGCGCCCGTCCAGGGTCTGTTGTGGCTGTTCGCCCTGCACGGCGCGATCCTGGCGGTCCTGCAGGGCGCGGTGCTGTCGGCGATCGCCGTCGACCGCACCACCCCCGCCGCGTTGACCTGGATCGGCCTCGCGGTCGAGGTGACGCTCATGGTCCTGTTCGCCCGCACCACTCCCGCGTTGATCGGTACGGCCGTCGCCGTCGCCGCCACCACGACGCTCCTGGTCGTCGTGATCGCCCTGCGCGCCGATGCGGGCAAGCCCGCCGAACGGCCACTGTCAGCCCGCTGA
- a CDS encoding glycosyltransferase family 4 protein: MREVLLLCWRDSGHPQGGGSERYLEQVGAQLAARGVKVTLRTARYPGAPARERIDGIEISRGGGRYTVYPRALAAILLGRIGLGPLRGLRPDAVVDTQNGIPFFATFAAGAPSVVLVHHGHREQWPVAGALVGRIGWWIESRLSPRVHRDNQYLTVSLPSAEELAVLGVERERIAVVRNGAEPVPAGAPTGSGQTRSPEPRAVVLSRLVPHKQIEDALITVARLRDRIAGLRLDVVGGGWWEENLRVTAHELGIDDIVSFHGHVDETRKHELLASAWVHMMPSRKEGWGLAVIEAAQHGVPTVGYRSSRGLTDSIVDGVTGMLVDDVAQLTDAVGELLTDAPTRGVMGEKARARAREFSWEQTGAGAYEVLAAVARGERVSGLVTGPDQGD; encoded by the coding sequence GTGCGCGAAGTCCTCCTGCTCTGCTGGCGCGACTCCGGGCATCCGCAGGGCGGCGGCAGCGAACGCTATCTGGAACAGGTCGGCGCCCAGCTGGCCGCCCGCGGTGTCAAGGTCACCTTGCGTACCGCCCGATACCCCGGCGCGCCCGCGCGCGAGCGGATCGACGGCATCGAGATCAGCCGCGGCGGTGGCCGCTACACCGTCTACCCCCGGGCCCTGGCCGCCATCCTGCTCGGCCGGATCGGTCTCGGGCCGCTGCGCGGCCTGCGTCCCGACGCGGTCGTCGACACCCAGAACGGCATTCCGTTCTTCGCCACCTTCGCGGCGGGCGCCCCCTCGGTCGTGCTCGTGCACCACGGTCATCGCGAACAGTGGCCGGTCGCCGGCGCGCTGGTCGGCCGGATCGGCTGGTGGATCGAATCGCGGCTGTCCCCGCGCGTACACCGCGACAACCAGTACCTGACCGTCTCGCTGCCCTCGGCCGAGGAGCTGGCGGTTCTGGGCGTCGAGCGCGAACGCATCGCGGTGGTGCGCAACGGCGCCGAGCCGGTCCCCGCGGGCGCGCCCACCGGTTCGGGGCAGACCCGCTCGCCCGAGCCGCGCGCGGTGGTGTTGTCCCGGCTGGTGCCGCACAAGCAGATCGAGGACGCGCTGATCACGGTCGCGCGGCTGCGGGACCGGATCGCCGGTCTGCGCCTGGACGTGGTCGGTGGCGGATGGTGGGAGGAGAACCTGCGGGTCACCGCGCACGAACTCGGCATCGACGACATCGTCTCCTTCCACGGTCACGTGGACGAGACCCGCAAGCACGAGCTGCTGGCGAGCGCCTGGGTGCACATGATGCCCTCGCGCAAGGAAGGCTGGGGCCTGGCCGTCATCGAGGCCGCCCAGCACGGCGTGCCGACCGTCGGCTATCGCAGCTCACGGGGTCTGACCGACTCCATCGTCGACGGTGTGACCGGCATGCTCGTCGACGACGTCGCCCAGCTGACCGATGCTGTCGGCGAACTGCTCACCGACGCCCCGACCCGCGGTGTCATGGGTGAGAAGGCACGGGCTCGCGCGCGGGAGTTCTCCTGGGAGCAGACCGGCGCCGGGGCCTACGAAGTCCTGGCGGCAGTCGCCAGGGGTGAGCGTGTCTCCGGTTTGGTCACCGGACCCGATCAGGGGGATTGA